The window CCACAAGTGAATTATATGACGCATTTTATGACGCGATGGAAGATACTTCTATAGGTGTAGTCCTTCTTTCTGGTGAAGGCCCTTCACCAAAGGATGGAGGTTATGCTTTTTGCTCAGGAGGAGATCAGCGTGCGAGAGGGCATCAGGGATATGTGGGTGAAGATGGCTATCACAGGTTAAATATCCTGGAAGTTCAGCGTTTGATCAGATTCATGCCAAAAGTGGTCATTGCTGTTGTACCAGGCTGGGCAGTAGGAGGAGGCCACTCTTTGCACGTAGTCTGTGATTTGACTTTAGCGAGTAAGGAACATGCGATTTTCAAGCAAACGGATGCTGATGTGACGAGCTTTGACGGTGGCTATGGATCTGCCTATTTGGCAAAAATGGTTGGTCAGAAAAGAGCGAGAGAAATATTTTTCTTAGGAAGAAACTACTCGGCACAGGAAGCTTATGAAATGGGTATGGTCAATGCGGTCATCCCTCACGATGAATTAGAAAATACAGCTTACGAATGGGCTCAGGAAATTTTAGCTAAGTCTCCAACTTCAATCAAAATGCTCAAATTTGCATTTAATCTTACAGATGATGGAATGGTAGGACAGCAAGTATTTGCTGGGGAAGCTACCCGTTTAGCTTATATGACAGATGAAGCCAAAGAAGGAAGAAATGCATTTTTGGAAAAAAGGAAACCGAATTTTAAAGATGTCAAATGGATTCCTTAGAATTTTAGATTTTAGAAGGTAGATTTTAATGGGAGGAAAATAGTTTGGCTAAAGCCATAAGCTAGCTTTATTGAACTCTAAAGGATGGGCTAAAGCACCATCCCAATTGATTAAATTGACTATTGATTAAAAAAAGATTTCTTCATTTCAATTGTCTCTCGCTTTAGCTGGAGGAAATATAAATTTCAAGATTCAAAAAGGGCTTTAGCCAAATCTAAAATCTAAACTCTACAATCTAAACTCAATCTTAAATCATAAACCCGTACTCATATGAAGCACTTCGAAACAGCTTACACAACCCATGACAATATTGAACTATACTTGCAAGCTTGGATGCCTGAAGAGCCCAAAGCGGCTGTATTGTTGGTCCATGGTTTAGGAGAACATAGTAGTAGGTACTTGCATTTTGCTGAGAGGTTGGTTCGAGAAGGAATTGCCGTATTCACTTTTGATGGAAGAGGTCATGGCAAATCATCCTTGCCGAAACCTAGCGCCTATTTTTCAAATTATGAAGATTATCTTAAAGATATCGATGCCTTATTTGGAAAGGTTAAATCATATTATAAAGGTTTACCCGCATTTATTTTTGGTCATAGTATGGGAGGCGGGCTCGTTTCGAAATATGTAATAGATTACCAACCTGATGCAGCAGGGGTTATCTTAAGTGCGGCAGCATTAAAACCAGCTGATAATATTTCTAAAATTTTGATCGCAATTTCCTCTTTAATCAGTAAGCTTGCTCCAAAACTCAAAGTGCTCAAATTAGATAGTAAACTTATTTCTCACGATCTTGAAGAGGTAAGAAAGTATGATGAAGATCCTTTGGTCTATTCTGATGCGATACCTGCCCGAACTGGCTATGAACTCTTGAGAATGATGCGAGAAATTGGAGAAAAATCAAATCAATTTAAAGCTCCTGTTTTAATTCTCCATGGCTCTGATGATCAGCTCACAAACCCGCTTGGTAGCGACATGCTTTACAAAAATGCACGAGTGGAAGATAAAACATTATTAAAATACCCTAACCTTTATCATGAATTACTCAATGAAATAGAAAAAGAGTCTATTATGAATGATATTGTGAATTGGGTCAAAGAAAGAATTTAATAACTACTCTTCCTTTTGCTGTTCAGTTGCTTTTGTAATTTCTCTAATTTTCTCGTCTAGCTTTTCTGCTTCTACAATTATGCCTGCAAAAAAATCATTGATTTGATTTGTATCTAAAGTTCCTCTTTCTTCTTTTAAGACTTGAACAAGCCCCATTAGATTAGCTAATGGTCTTCTGACTTCATGGGATTGAACCCATGCTATTTTTTTTAATTTATTGTATTGAATTTCAATTTCCTCTTGATTTTTCTTTGATTCTGTAATGTCCTTGACCAATTGGCTGACACCAATTATTTCATTTTTGGTGTCATAGACAGGGTAAAGTGTAAACTCAAGCTATTTTTTCTTTTTACTTGAAACTTCAACTTCTTTTTCAAATTTTGATATTCCACCTTTTAGCGCTTTACTGAACAGATGATGAAATTCTCCCGCTATTTCCATAAAAATGAAGCTTCTAAAATCATCCCCTTCATTCATTGTTTTTTTATGCGCATCTAAGCAAAATTCTACAGCAACTTTGTTCATCGCCAAGACTTTAAAATTTCTATCAATTAAAACAATACAATCAGGTGTACTGTCTAATATAGCTTTTAGCTTGTTCTCAGAGTCTTGAAGTTTGATTTTCGACTTTTGATCCTTTGTATTTTCTCTAAAAATCACAAAGCTCCCGCCTTCTATAGGGACACTTATCCCATAAAAATAAAGATCTAAATCTTTGTTATATGCCTTGAAAGTACCGATTTGTTGATTTTTTGATGCTAAGTCAATTGTTTTCAGCATTTCTCCTTCAATATTTTGGCAAACACATTTCATAAAACATCTTCTTCAAGCATGAATTTTAAACCCAAAAACTTTTGCGCTGATTTATTGTAAGAAAGTATTTTTTGATTGCTGTCAAGGAGCAAAAAAGCATCAGCACTGTTTTTAAAAACAAGCGATAGATCACAAAGTTTAATGGCAAGATCGCTGCTCACTTCTTCTTTATCACTTATTTCATACCCAATTGAAAAGATTCCTATTGGCGTTCCATCGTCCTTTGTTAAGAGTGAAAAAGTCCACCGACTGTTTATAGTACTTTTTCCCTTACCAAGTGGTTTTTTAAGATCTACCAGGTAGGCTTGGTTGGGATTCAATATGCACGCTCTTGCAGTTTCAATAGCTTTTTGAACGTCCTCTACAACAACCGTATCAGTAAAGTATTTTTTATCATAAGAATCGTCATAGTTTGTGAATCGTTTACTGAAAAAATCATTTACATATAAATACTTGCCTTCCATGTCGGTAATCACGACATAAAACAAACCTGACATCAATAACCAGTCAGGTAAGTGACATTTGTATATATTTTGAGATTCCATCGGAGGGTTCATTAATCAAATCTTTGAAGAATTCTTCCATTCAAAGTGCTAAAAATAAGAGTTATAATTCTGAAATCAGAAACTTTATATTATAAAAAAATAAGATACAATTGTCTTATTTCATAATACAAAAAACAAAATATGAACTAAATTAATATATGATAAACTATAAGCTGTAAATTTAAAATCATTTAAGTATCAAAAGAGGAAGGTGAGTATGATAGAGCATTTTGACAGAGTCGCTTTCATCAAATAAGTATTCAAAAAAAGATTTCTTTTTGTAAAACATGACCAGCAAAGCATCATATTTATTGCTTAAACTTTCTTCTATTCCTGTCAATACAGCATCAGCTTGAATAGTTTTTGTAATAAATGAAATACTTGAAGAAAAGGCTCTTAGTTGATTTTCTAAAGCTTCAAAATTTGGCTGAAACTCCTGATTTCTATCAAAATCTACGTGGACAAACTCGTAGGGAAAAAGTAATTTACTCGTTATTTTAAGTAATTTTTTGTAAAATTTGCTTTCTGCTTGATCAAGTTCGGACCCAACTACAATTTTGGAAATATGCTCCCATTTTGCTTCGTTTGGGACTGAGATTACAGGAACCTGACTCTCTTTAATAACATGAGCAGTGTTTGACCCAAAAAGAGTTTTATTTATACCGTTTGCACCTTGCGTTCCCATAAT is drawn from Belliella baltica DSM 15883 and contains these coding sequences:
- a CDS encoding 1,4-dihydroxy-2-naphthoyl-CoA synthase, whose protein sequence is MTIDWITAKEYEDITYKKCNGVARIAFNRPEVRNAFRPKTTSELYDAFYDAMEDTSIGVVLLSGEGPSPKDGGYAFCSGGDQRARGHQGYVGEDGYHRLNILEVQRLIRFMPKVVIAVVPGWAVGGGHSLHVVCDLTLASKEHAIFKQTDADVTSFDGGYGSAYLAKMVGQKRAREIFFLGRNYSAQEAYEMGMVNAVIPHDELENTAYEWAQEILAKSPTSIKMLKFAFNLTDDGMVGQQVFAGEATRLAYMTDEAKEGRNAFLEKRKPNFKDVKWIP
- a CDS encoding alpha/beta hydrolase, with product MKHFETAYTTHDNIELYLQAWMPEEPKAAVLLVHGLGEHSSRYLHFAERLVREGIAVFTFDGRGHGKSSLPKPSAYFSNYEDYLKDIDALFGKVKSYYKGLPAFIFGHSMGGGLVSKYVIDYQPDAAGVILSAAALKPADNISKILIAISSLISKLAPKLKVLKLDSKLISHDLEEVRKYDEDPLVYSDAIPARTGYELLRMMREIGEKSNQFKAPVLILHGSDDQLTNPLGSDMLYKNARVEDKTLLKYPNLYHELLNEIEKESIMNDIVNWVKERI
- a CDS encoding histidine kinase dimerization/phospho-acceptor domain-containing protein, which encodes MVKDITESKKNQEEIEIQYNKLKKIAWVQSHEVRRPLANLMGLVQVLKEERGTLDTNQINDFFAGIIVEAEKLDEKIREITKATEQQKEE
- a CDS encoding PAS domain-containing protein translates to MESQNIYKCHLPDWLLMSGLFYVVITDMEGKYLYVNDFFSKRFTNYDDSYDKKYFTDTVVVEDVQKAIETARACILNPNQAYLVDLKKPLGKGKSTINSRWTFSLLTKDDGTPIGIFSIGYEISDKEEVSSDLAIKLCDLSLVFKNSADAFLLLDSNQKILSYNKSAQKFLGLKFMLEEDVL
- a CDS encoding universal stress protein, producing MKILVPTDFSENANNALTFAKHMAKSQGEVQITLLFAFYAVYDFASNVAQIVDSIESDAKKAMKRAVELALDEGLQIDYKILQGTVSSTITSMAYREDYDLIIMGTQGANGINKTLFGSNTAHVIKESQVPVISVPNEAKWEHISKIVVGSELDQAESKFYKKLLKITSKLLFPYEFVHVDFDRNQEFQPNFEALENQLRAFSSSISFITKTIQADAVLTGIEESLSNKYDALLVMFYKKKSFFEYLFDESDSVKMLYHTHLPLLILK